The Arachis ipaensis cultivar K30076 chromosome B07, Araip1.1, whole genome shotgun sequence genome includes a window with the following:
- the LOC107606464 gene encoding uncharacterized protein LOC107606464, producing MWDFKLNGGNRIHQNQQRNHRLTLLQLPPQPSSRFLPLPSIQSPPLPLQPRRSFPINPPPPMHTSSSPFQFPRLFHTDSSVDGSYSIPLLFKKLPEINQEDSQWTDYNSFNYLNPCLCIKHCVQTFNVFDFLKDILNKVPDLGGSGATGDDRSIPKRRKVAEGDDNDSDEEQKRNKMLEARNTSGRGRGRGRGRGRGRGHRTADHDYEMISHVKFEDEYDVLKQNGKHT from the exons ATGTGGGACTTCAAACTTAACGGCGGAAACCGAATCCACCAAAACCAGCAACGTAACCATCGTCTCACTCTACTCCAACTACCTCCGCAACCGTCTTCGCGCTTTCTACCCCTTCCATCCATCCAATCTCCTCCGCTTCCTCTCCAACCTCGCCGCTCCTTTCCGATCAATCCACCACCGCCAATGCATACCTCTTCCTCTCCCTTCCAATTTCCGCGACTCTTCCAT ACTGATTCTTCTGTTGATGGAAGCTATTCAATTCCACTACTGTTTAAGAAGCTGCCGGAAATAAATCAGGAGGATTCCCAGTGGACAGATT ATAATAGCTTCAATTACTTGAATCCTTGCCTTTGCATAAAGCATTGTGTCCAGACATTTAATGTGTTTGATTTTCTGAAAGATATTCTCAACAAGGTTCCTGATTTAGGTGGTTCTGGTGCGACGGGTGATGATCGTTCTATCCCTAAGAGGAG gAAAGTTGCGGAAGGTGATGATAATGACAGCGATGAGGAGCAAAAGAGAAATAAGATG CTAGAGGCCAGAAATACTAGTGGCAGAGGAAGGGGTAGGGGGAGAGGTAGAGGTCGTGGCCGAGGACATAGAACAGCAGATCATGATTATGAAATGATTTCACATGTCAAGTTTGAAGATGAATATGATGTATTGAAGCAAAATGGCAAGCACACATAG
- the LOC110264587 gene encoding protein DGS1, mitochondrial-like has product MLSCRIIKESRVHGVLEDIREHVLLNLHSIEKNLQNRMLVNFQPVFGNFFSIFNLFFLEPTFTFQTDSSVDGSYSIPLLFKKLPEINQEDSQWTDCEIRDAINSIYQNLQKLDSYISVLVTNHRKPRKITQYWIGYTCGAIGLSACSIWLLRHSSLMGSSDLDNWVQKAKDSTVGFYKDHVEQPVLFLTNTNYHAFPPPREK; this is encoded by the exons ATGTTATCTTGCAGGATCATAAAGGAATCTAGAGTGCATGGTGTATTGGAGGATATACGGGAACATGTTTTGTTGAACTTGCATAGTATAGAGAAGAATCTCCA AAATCGGATGCTAGTAAATTTTCAACCTGTATTTGGCAATTTTTTTTCCATATTTAACCTTTTCTTCCTGGAACCAACATTCACTTTTCAGACTGATTCTTCTGTTGATGGAAGCTATTCAATTCCACTACTGTTTAAGAAGCTGCCGGAAATAAATCAGGAGGATTCCCAGTGGACAGATTGTGAAATCAGGGATGCTATCAATTCTATATATCAAAACTTACAAAAGCTGGATTCTTACATATCTGTTCTT gTTACCAACCACAGAAAACCAAGGAAAATAACCCAATATTGGATCGGCTATACATGTGGTGCAATTGGTCTGTCTGCCTGTTCCATTTGGCTCTTGCGACATAGTAGTTTGATGGGAAGTTCTGATCTTGATAATTGGGTTCAAAAAGCAAAGGATTCTACAGTTGGCTTTTATAAGGATCACGTGGAACAACCGGTACTGTTCTTGACTAATACTAACTATCATGCATTCCCCCCCCCTCGCGAaaagtag
- the LOC107608002 gene encoding diphthine methyltransferase homolog, with protein MDIAHYYLDGNADAVEFCPHDSYHHVLAASTYNLQEGDRPSRHGSISLFSVDGSDIAGGDDHLDLVCSVETSGIFDIKWSPPGQHSNPFLSQADADGYLRIHVLESSCNGVEGINLKHMISEKISDSMCLYLDWNPSGTSMTVGLSDGSVSIVSFLESKLEIQEEWKAHDFELWTTAFDIHQPNLVYTGSDDCKFSCWDLRDGPSNLVFQNSKAHKMGVCCIQKRSHDPNSLVTGSYDETLRVWDLRTISKPVNETSIGLGGGVWRVKHHPYIPNLVLAACMHNGFAIVSIKGNEAQVLETYKKHDSLAYGADWQKGEANQRVERTKPIVATCSFYDKLVRVWKPENEINL; from the exons ATGGATATAGCACATTACTATTTGGATGGCAATGCTGATGCTGTGGAGTTTTGTCCACATGATTCGTACCACCATGTTCTGGCTGCCTCCACATACAATCTCCAAGAAGGTGACCGTCCCAGTCGACATGGAAGCATTTCTCTCTTCAGTGTTGATGGCAGTGACATAGCTGGTGGTGATGACCACCTTGACTTGGTTTGCAGTGTGGAGACCTCTGGCATTTTCGACATAAAGTGGAGCCCGCCCGGACAGCATTCAAATCCTTTTCTTTCTCAAGCTGATGCTGATGGATACTTGAGAATTCATGTGCTGGAAAGTAGCTGTAACGGGGTTGAAG GGATTAATTTAAAGCATATGATCAGTGAAAAAATCAGCGACTCTATGTGCTTGTACCTGGACTGGAACCCTTCAGGCACATCCATGACAGTGGGGCTTTCTGATGGCTCTGTATCCATTGTTTCTTTCCTTGAATCCAAGTTGGAAATACAAGAAGAATGGAAGGCACATGACTTTGAACTCTGGACAACCGCATTTGATATCCACCAACCAAATTTGGTATATACTGGCTCTGATGATTGTAAATTCAGTTGTTGGGATTTAAGGGATGGTCCTTCCAATCTGGTATTTCAGAATTCCAAAGCTCACAAAATGGGTGTTTGTTGCATTCAAAAGCGTTCTCATGATCCAAATAGCTTAGTAACCGGTAGCTACGACGAAACCTTGAGGGTATGGGACTTGAGAACAATCTCAAAACCTGTTAATGAGACTTCAATTGGCTTAGGGGGAGGAGTTTGGAGGGTGAAGCACCATCCCTACATTCCAAACTTGGTCTTGGCTGCATGTATGCACAATGGTTTTGCAATTGTGTCCATCAAGGGCAACGAAGCGCAAGTGTTGGAAACTTACAAGAAGCATGATTCCCTTGCATATGGAGCAGATTGGCAGAAAGGTGAAGCAAATCAGAGAGTTGAGAGAACCAAACCAATTGTGGCTACTTGCTCATTCTATGACAAACTTGTTCGAGTATGGAAGCCAGAAAATGAGATTAACTTGTAA
- the LOC107606465 gene encoding diphthine methyltransferase homolog has translation MKIRMHEIGPNDITRKNFACNSEGPSSTPSRYKRKEIGPWVLLPLQADTNAKKSDHLDWNPSGTSMTVGLSDGSVSIVFFLESKLEIQEEWKAHDFELWTTAFDIHQPNLVYTGSDDCKFSCWDLRDGPSSLVFQNSKAHKMGVCCIQKSSHDPNSLVTGSYDETLRLWDLRTISKPVNETSIGLGGGVWRVKHHP, from the exons ATGAAAATTCGTATGCATGAAATCGGACCCAACGATATCACAAGGAAGAATTTTGCATGCAACTCGGAGGGTCCGAGTTCCACTCCAAGCAGATACAAACGCAAAGAAATCGGACCGTGGGTTTTGCTTCCACTCCAAGCAGATACAAACGCAAAGAAATCGGACC ATTTGGACTGGAACCCTTCAGGCACATCCATGACAGTGGGGCTTTCTGATGGCTCTGTATCCATTGTTTTTTTCCTTGAATCCAAGTTGGAAATACAAGAAGAATGGAAGGCACATGACTTTGAACTCTGGACAACCGCATTTGATATCCACCAACCAAATTTGGTATATACTGGCTCTGATGATTGTAAATTCAGTTGTTGGGATTTAAGGGATGGTCCTTCCAGTCTGGTATTTCAGAATTCCAAAGCTCACAAAATGGGTGTTTGTTGCATTCAAAAGAGTTCTCATGATCCAAATAGCTTAGTAACCGGTAGCTACGACGAAACCTTGAGGCTATGGGACTTGAGAACAATCTCAAAACCTGTTAATGAGACTTCAATTGGCTTAGGGGGAGGAGTTTGGAGGGTGAAGCACCATCCCTAG